The following coding sequences lie in one Acidobacteriota bacterium genomic window:
- a CDS encoding DUF1549 domain-containing protein codes for MRISRTRIGNWPCGVVVLAVASLIQVPSMGQSGSSEDAIQVQSVFHDRCHSCHNARLLQGGLSLQTLTDVLKGGASGPALVPGSSGDSLLFRRVSGIQEPRMPFRKEPLSPQELALLRRWIDQGARWPTDQPPSAATPRLAPRWPRIPEEPAHLTNPIDRFVAAFLSAQGKPFAQPVPDRVFLRRVHLDLWGLLPSPREIESFLWEEEEDKRERRIRALLEDSDRYAEHWMSYWNDLLRNDEGVRYHGERESVSEWLYKALQENLPYDRLVQSLLNPAAEDDPRGFLVGVNWRGEISASQRRSMQAAQNSAHVFLGVNLKCASCHDSFVDRWKLSDSYGLASLFAEEKLELVRCDAPLGRTASPRFIFPELGTVSAGGLEQRRRQAAELFTSPRNGRFARTLVNRIWDRLLGRGLVPEMDDPESAAWSPDLLDWLAWDFVENGHDLRRLLVQILTSRTYQMPPVQDSPVEGAASAFGGPVPRRLTAEQFLDGVSSVTGEWKILSSASGDAGRPSRAWRFKSSPLTRSLGRPIRDQVVTARNHESSTLQALELSFGDELNRLIHRGAARLAGQLRPAPRNHFDSGNVRWGKVEVDVDIEEFRELRLLAVDMDSYDPSRVRVAWADAELAGPEGAAPLHRIQGEGGFQQRPVRFVERTTRRITAEDGTTRTVADRTPHAYSEALVTGLPGELVFPLDGRGFTRFRAVVGVDEKSLGSDIHPSVRFFVFDREPDRDRLVREEGDPPVARAPGVESEDELVTWLYRYCLARDPSGSERKLALSLLGNPRPGGALDAEGVEDLLWALFLSPEFQTIR; via the coding sequence ATGCGGATTTCAAGGACGCGAATCGGAAACTGGCCTTGCGGTGTCGTCGTCCTGGCCGTGGCTTCCTTGATCCAGGTCCCGTCCATGGGCCAGTCCGGTTCGTCCGAAGATGCCATCCAGGTCCAGTCCGTCTTCCATGACCGGTGCCACTCCTGCCACAATGCCCGGTTGCTGCAGGGCGGGCTCTCTCTCCAGACCCTGACCGACGTCTTGAAGGGGGGCGCCAGCGGACCGGCCCTGGTGCCCGGATCAAGTGGGGACAGCCTCCTTTTCCGACGGGTCAGCGGAATCCAGGAACCCCGGATGCCCTTCCGAAAAGAACCCTTGTCCCCGCAGGAACTGGCTCTCCTGCGGAGGTGGATCGACCAGGGAGCGAGGTGGCCCACCGATCAGCCGCCTTCGGCAGCAACGCCCCGGCTCGCGCCCCGTTGGCCCCGGATCCCGGAAGAGCCGGCGCACCTCACCAATCCCATCGACCGCTTCGTGGCCGCGTTCCTCTCCGCTCAGGGGAAACCCTTTGCCCAGCCGGTCCCGGACCGGGTCTTCCTGAGGCGGGTCCACCTGGATCTGTGGGGGCTCCTGCCTTCCCCCCGGGAAATCGAGAGCTTCCTCTGGGAAGAGGAAGAAGATAAGCGGGAACGGCGGATCCGAGCGTTGCTGGAGGATTCGGACCGCTACGCCGAGCACTGGATGAGCTACTGGAACGACCTGCTGCGAAACGACGAAGGAGTCCGCTACCACGGGGAGCGCGAATCCGTATCGGAATGGTTGTACAAGGCGCTGCAGGAGAATCTGCCCTACGACCGGTTGGTGCAGTCGCTCCTGAACCCGGCCGCCGAGGACGATCCCCGGGGTTTCCTGGTCGGCGTCAACTGGCGGGGCGAGATCAGCGCCAGCCAGAGACGATCCATGCAGGCGGCGCAAAACAGCGCCCATGTCTTCCTGGGCGTCAACCTGAAGTGCGCCTCCTGCCACGACAGCTTCGTGGACCGCTGGAAGTTGTCCGACAGCTACGGCCTCGCCAGTCTCTTCGCCGAGGAGAAACTGGAGCTGGTGCGCTGCGACGCCCCGCTGGGACGGACGGCTTCCCCCCGGTTCATCTTTCCCGAGTTGGGGACAGTTTCCGCCGGCGGCCTGGAGCAGCGTCGGCGGCAGGCGGCGGAGCTCTTCACCTCGCCACGCAACGGCCGCTTCGCCCGTACCCTGGTGAACCGCATCTGGGACCGCCTGCTGGGCCGCGGTCTGGTCCCGGAGATGGACGATCCGGAAAGCGCCGCCTGGTCCCCCGATCTCCTGGACTGGCTGGCCTGGGACTTCGTGGAGAACGGCCACGACCTCAGGCGGTTGCTGGTTCAGATCCTGACGTCACGGACCTACCAGATGCCGCCGGTCCAGGACTCGCCGGTGGAAGGGGCGGCCTCCGCTTTTGGGGGACCGGTTCCCAGACGCCTGACCGCGGAGCAGTTCCTGGACGGTGTCTCCTCGGTGACCGGCGAGTGGAAGATCCTGAGCTCCGCGTCGGGCGACGCGGGCCGTCCCAGCCGTGCCTGGAGATTCAAGTCCAGCCCCCTGACCCGGTCACTGGGACGCCCCATACGGGACCAGGTGGTGACGGCGCGCAACCACGAATCCAGCACCCTGCAGGCCCTGGAGCTCTCGTTTGGAGACGAGTTGAACCGGTTGATCCACCGGGGAGCCGCCAGATTGGCCGGGCAGCTCCGCCCGGCGCCCCGGAATCATTTCGACAGCGGAAACGTCAGATGGGGCAAGGTGGAGGTCGACGTCGACATCGAGGAGTTCCGCGAGTTGCGGCTTCTGGCGGTCGATATGGATTCCTACGATCCCTCACGCGTGCGAGTGGCCTGGGCTGACGCCGAACTCGCGGGTCCGGAGGGAGCGGCGCCGTTGCACCGCATCCAGGGTGAAGGAGGCTTCCAGCAACGTCCCGTCCGATTCGTTGAGCGGACGACCCGGCGAATCACGGCGGAGGACGGGACAACCCGCACGGTCGCCGACAGGACCCCCCATGCATATTCCGAGGCGCTCGTCACCGGACTGCCCGGTGAGCTGGTCTTTCCTCTGGACGGGAGGGGATTCACTCGTTTCCGGGCCGTTGTAGGGGTGGACGAGAAAAGCCTGGGGAGCGACATCCACCCCAGCGTCCGTTTCTTCGTTTTCGACCGTGAGCCGGACCGGGATCGCCTGGTCCGGGAAGAAGGCGATCCTCCCGTTGCCCGAGCTCCGGGCGTCGAGTCGGAGGACGAGCTGGTCACCTGGCTCTACCGCTACTGCCTGGC